The Euphorbia lathyris chromosome 3, ddEupLath1.1, whole genome shotgun sequence genome contains a region encoding:
- the LOC136223617 gene encoding embryogenic cell protein 40, with product MADIRDAYGNPIQLTDEHGYPVRLTDEHGNPVHITGIATSETLGTTVDVPDTGLLANTDKRSETVEPVPVPEPEPVTEPVQHKIEPVPVQQDEGSREEVRRSSSSSSSSSEDDGQGGRRKKKGLKQKIKEKLTLGKHKEDHPAGHGTTVSSTTTTAGGEHEKKSVMEKIKDILPGHHNH from the exons ATGGCAGATATTAGGGATGCTTATGGGAATCCGATTCAACTCACTGACGAACATGGCTACCCAGTTCGACTCACTGACGAGCATGGCAATCCAGTTCATATCACCGGAATCGCTACCTCTGAAACCCTCGGAACCACCGTGGACGTTCCGGATACTGGATTGTTAGCCAATACTGACAAGAGATCTGAAACAGTTGAACCAGTACCAGTACCTGAACCTGAACCTGTAACTGAACCAGTACAGCATAAGATAGAGCCAGTACCAGTACAGCAGGATGAGGGTTCGAGAGAAGAGGTTCGGAGATCCAGCAGTTCAAGCTCTAGCTCG TCGGAGGATGATGGGCAaggagggagaaggaagaagaaaggatTGAAGCAGAAAATAAAGGAGAAATTGACTCTTGGAAAGCACAAGGAAGATCACCCTGCAGGTCATGGTACCACTGTGTCATCGACAACGACCACTGCTGGCGGAGAACATGAGAAGAAGAGTGTGATGGAGAAGATCAAAGATATATTGCCTGGCCATCATAACCATTAA